The Toxorhynchites rutilus septentrionalis strain SRP chromosome 3, ASM2978413v1, whole genome shotgun sequence genome includes a region encoding these proteins:
- the LOC129776096 gene encoding stathmin isoform X2: protein MTDAIKEVESAEATEIRCQEKSKGGLCYEVILAEPAANVSLPKLPPTSVKPVSAEEIEEKLKAAEERRLSLEAKKMADWSAKMAKIEEASRKKDELDKEFKTNAKVVLESKMEQYEEKREAQITEIKEKLKMHTAEIEKTRHSLEHTKSEELKMQLEDKLRTAATLRDDKIKKILDRLKEHNTDKLNEVRATVDMLESQKTEEKTRIIENKLSTAEQNREKEIQKKLDNIRKHERRAEIVRQNKAAIANQKTDDNITASSG from the exons CTACCGAAATCCGATGCCAGGAGAAATCGAAAGGTGGTCTGTGCTACGAGGTTATCCTTGCGGAACCCGCCGCCAACGTGTCTCTACCGAAACTGCCACCTACCTCAGTTAAGCCTGTGTCTGCCGAGGAGATCGAAGAGAAGCTGAAGGCTGCCGAGGAGAGACGCCTATCGCTGGAGGCCAAAAAGATGGCGGATTGGTCCGCCAAGATGGCTAAGATTGAGGAAGCCAGCCGCAAGAAGGACGAATTGGACAAAGAATTCAAAACGAACGCGAAGGTGGTCCTAGAATCGAAGATGGAACAGTACGAAGAAAAGCGGGAAGCACAAATCACTGAAATTAAAGAAAAGTTGAAG ATGCACACTGCGGAAATCGAAAAGACACGGCACAGCCTGGAACACACAAAGTCTGAGGAGCTCAAGATGCAGCTCGAGGATAAACTGCGAACCGCTGCCACGCTGCGTGAcgataaaattaagaaaattctgGACCGATTGAAGGAACAT AACACCGATAAACTGAACGAAGTGCGAGCCACCGTGGATATGCTCGAATCGCAGAAAACCGAAGAGAAGACCCGTATTATCGAGAACAAACTGTCCACTGCAGAGCAGAACCGCGAGAAGGAAATCCAGAAGAAACTGGATAACATTCGTAAACAC GAGCGACGCGCGGAAATTGTGCGCCAAAACAAGGCAGCTATCGCCAACCAAAAAACCGATGATAACATTACCGCATCATCAGGTTAA